TGTACCCGCGATTTGCGTTATTCCAAAGTTCATCATTTACCGATATTGCTGCACGATGACATAGGCATGCATAATATGGAGGCGGATAATCGAGTGGGAAGCGGGGAATGATGACTGCTTATATGGATCACAAGGATCTCGCCAACGAGGTCATTGACGAGGCGCGAACGAAAGAAATCACGGACGCCGTGCATCGAGTGTTGGACGATATCGCCAAAGCCGAGGCCGCGTCAGGGCGTGAAACAGGATCAGTGAAGCTGCTCGCGGCCACTAAGACGCGTGATGTCGGCGAGATCATGGCCGCCATCGATGCCGGCGTTCGTATGATCGGCGAGAATCGTCCGCAGGAAATTTCGGCCAAGGCCGAAGGTTTGATTCGGCAGTGTGCGCAGCGCGGTTTCTCGTTGGGTGCTGCGGCGAACTCGCAGAATGCCAATGGTTCCAATGATTCTGCTGCATCTCAAACCGCTCCGGACGGCCACATTCCGTTCCACCTCATCGGCCAGCTGCAATCCAACAAAATCGGCAAGGTGCTGCCCTACGTCGATACCATCGAATCGGTCGGTTCGCTTGACGAAGCGCAGAAAATCGCGCGTCGCGCCGTCGCACGCCATATCGTTGTTGGGGTGCTGATGGAAGTCAACGAATCCGGCGAGGCCTCGAAGTCCGGTTGTGAACCTGACGAAGCTGTGGATCTTGCCTATCGGATTGCCGCCATGGAAGGCTTGCAATTGCAAGGTTTGATGACCATCGGTGCCCACGTCGACGACGAAAAGACGATACGCAACGGCTTCGCGCACCTGCGTGGCACCCGCGACACGATTTTGAAGTCCGGTGAGCCTGGAACGGCACAATGCCGCGAACTTTCGATGGGCATGACCCACGATATGGACTACGCCGTGGCTGAGGGCTCAACCATCGTGCGCGTCGGCACCGCGATTTTCGGCGAGCGTGCGTTTATCTGAAATACTGATTTTTCAACGTTCGGGGAAGACGATGAGAGAGCAAGTAAAAATGAGGGGAAACTCGGGCAGGAACAAGACCAAAGGCAAAGCCAACAATCGCGTCATCCGCGTCCGAGCGGTGGTCACCGGCTTGGTGCAAGGTGTCGGCTACCGGTATTTCGCGGTCAATGAGGCGCGTCGCTGCGGCGTGGCAGGTTGGGTACGCAACCGCCTCGACGGCTCGGTCGAAGTTGAGGCGCAAGGTGAGCAAAGTCTTGTCAGCGCGTTCGTCGAGCGGCTTGGCCATGGCCCGCAATGGGGACACGTCGACAAGGTAGAAACCAAGGAAATCCCGCTTTCCGACAACGAGAGCTTTGAATTCCGCGTCCGCCGCGACGCTATCTAAGATTACGCATTTTCCGGTTTATTTCGGCTTTTCGCGCACCTAAGACGGGGAAGTGGCGTAGGCTGAAGGCATGAGAATCGCACGCTATTCCTATAACGATGTTCCGCACTATGCCTTCGTGCAGACCGACAGCAACGACAAGAAGGATTATCTCGTCGAGCTTGACGGCTATCCCTTCGGCTCCCAGCCGGTGCAGCCTACCGGCGAGCGTCACTTGATTGACGAAGAGGGCATCCGTCTGCTCGCTCCGGTCATCCCGTCTAAGGTTTACGGCTTGGCCAAGAATTACGAGGCTCACGCCGAATATATGCACGCCAAAGGTCAGTCGGCCGCTGAGCATGCTCCGAGCGAGATGGTCATTTTCATGAAGCCATCCACCTCTGTCATCGGCCCCGACGATCCGATTGTCATTCCGGACTTTTCGAACGATATGAACTTCGAGCCGGAAGTGGCCGTGGTCATGGGACGCATCGCCAAGAATGTTTCGGTCGAGAAAGCCATGGATTACGTGCTCGGTTTCACCTGCGTCAACGACGTGACGCTGCGCGATCTGCAGGGCAATGACCCGATGTGGACGCGAGCCAAAGGTTTCGACACCTCCTGCCCGCTCGGTCCGTGGGTGGAGACTGATCTCGACTGGAAGGACGTGAAGATCTCCTTCACTTTGAACGGCGAGGACGTCCCTGCCGCTTCCGGCACCACCGCCGATCTGATTCATTCCATTCCCGAGCAGATCGCCGAGATTTCCAGCTTCGCGACGCTCTTGCCGGGCGACGTCATCATGACCGGCACTCCCAATGCCTCCGGCACGCTGAAGCCGCGCGACGAAGCCATCGTCAACATCGAGGGCATCGGCTCCCTGCGCAACGTGGTGGTCAAGGGCTGAGTCGCAAGTCGATAGTTCTAAAGCTATAAGAACGTAACAGGCCGGTTGACGGATTCAAAGCCGTTGGCCGGTTCGTTTTATTCGCTTGTGAATTGACATAAACACCGAACTAGACAATAACATCTAAAAGTTGAGTCGAAGAGACTCAAGTTTTGGGAATAGAACCCCTCCGTTTGTGGTTGTATTAAGCAGACAACGAAATATGCCTTGGAATTCCAGCGATTTTGCGAAGGAAACAGGGCGAACAAACGGAGGAAAACATGGAACAACAATTTACGACCATGGCGCAGGAAGCAATCGGTGACGCGATTCAGAGCGCGTCGGCGGCGGGCAATCCCCAGGTGGATACCCTGCACGTGATGGATGCGTTGCTGCGTCAGGAAAACAGTGTGGTCACGGGGCTGATTACGGCTGCCGGTGGAGATACGAAGGCTATTGGCGCCGCGGTGCGCAACGCGTTGGTCGCGCTGCCGAGCGCGAGCGGGTCCTCGACCTCGCAGCCGCAGGCGAGCCGTCAGCTCACCACCGCGTTGGCTGATGCCGAAAAGGAAATGAAGCAGATGGGTGACGAATACGTCTCCACCGAGCATCTGCTCATCGGCATTGCCGACGCCGAGCCCAATGAGGGCGCGACGATTCTCAAAAACAACGGCGTGACCGCTGCGGCGTTGCGCAAGGCCGTGCCGGGCGTGCGTGGGGGAGCGAAAGTGACCAGCCCGGATGCCGAAGGCAGCTACAAGGCGTTGGAGAAATATTCCACCGACCTGACTGCTCAGGCGAAGGAGGGGAAGCTCGACCCGGTGATCGGCCGTGACCAGGAGATCCGCCGAGTCATGCAGATTCTTTCCCGTCGTACCAAGAACAACCCGGTGCTGATCGGCGAGCCCGGCGTTGGCAAGACCGCCGTCGTCGAAGGATTGGCGGAGCGTATCGTCGCGGGCGACGTGCCCACAACCTTGCAGAACAAGAAGCTCATCAGCCTTGACTTGGGGTCGATGGTGGCCGGTTCGAAGTATCGTGGCGAGTTCGAGGAACGCCTCAAGGCAGTCCTCAACGAGATCAAGAGCGCGAACGGCGAGATCATTACCTTCATCGACGAGATTCATACCATCGTCGGTGCTGGTGCGGCCGAGGGCTCGATGGACGCGGGAAATATGCTCAAGCCCATGCTGGCTCGCGGCGAACTGCGTCTGATCGGCGCGACCACGCTCGACGAATACCGCGAGAACATCGAGAAGGACCCGGCGCTGGAACGTCGTTTCCAGCAGGTCTTCGTCGGCGAGCCGAGCGTTGAGGACACCATTGCGATTTTGCGTGGACTCAAGCAGCGTTACGAGGCTCACCACAAGGTGACCATCGGCGATGATGCGCTGGTGGCCGCGGCGACGCTTTCGAACCGTTACATTTCTGGCCGTCAGCTGCCCGACAAGGCCATCGACTTGGTCGACGAGGCGGCGGCGCACCTGCGCATGGAGCTCGATTCGCAGCCTGAGGAGATCGATGAGCTGCAGCGCCGTGAGACGCGTCTCGAGATGGAGGAGATGCAGCTGAAGAAGGCCGAGGATCCTGCCAGCAAGGACCGCTTGAAGAAGCTGCAGAGCGATTTGGCGGACACCCGCGAGAAGCTTTCGGGTCTAAAGACCCGTTGGGACGCCGAAAAGGCCGGCCACAACAAGGTCGGCGACCTGCGTGCCCAGCTCGACGCCAAGAAAGTGCAGGCCGACAAGTACACCCGCGAGGGCGATTTGGAGAAGGCCAGCAAGATTCTTTACGGCGAGGTTCCAGCGATTCAGAAGCAGTTGGATCTGGCGGAACAGGCCGCGGACGAGGAGAATTCGGACGGTCAGGAGACCGAGCCGATGGTTCCCGACCATGTCGACGCCGATTCGGTGGCCGGCATTGTCTCCGAATGGACCGGTATTCCTGTCGGCCGCCTGATGCAAGGCGAAAACGAGAAGCTGCTGAATATGGAGAAGTTCCTCGGTAAGCGCGTCATCGGCCAGAAAGAAGCCATTCAAGCGGTTTCGGATGCGGTGCGGCGCTCCCGTGCCGGCATCTCCGACCCGAACCGTCCGACAGGCTCGTTCCTCTTCCTGGGTCCGACCGGCGTCGGCAAGACGGAGCTCGCCAAGGCATTGGCGGACTTCCTCTTCGACGACGAGAAGGCCATGGTGCGTATCGACATGAGCGAGTACATGGACAAGGGATCTGTGACTCGCCTGATTGGTGCAGCGCCCGGCTACGTCGGTTACGAAGAGGGCGGGCAGCTCACCGAGGCTGTGCGGCGTCGTCCTTACTCCGTCGTGCTGTTTGACGAGGTAGAGAAGGCGAATCCTGAGGTCTTCGATATCCTCCTGCAGGTACTTGATGATGGCCGTTTGACCGACGGTCAGGGCCGGACCGTGGACTTCAAGAACACGATTCTGATCATGACTTCGAACCTCGGTTCGCAGTTCCTGGTGCAGCCCGATCTGGATGATGAGGCGAAGAAGAACGCGGTGATGGATGCAGTCCATGCGCAATTCAAGCCGGAATTCATCAATCGTCTCGACGAAATAGTCATCTTCCATCCGCTCACCCGCGAGGAGCTGGGCCAGATTGTCGACATTCAGGTGCAGCAGGTTGCCTCTCGCCTGACTGACCGCCGCATCACGCTCGACGTCACCAAGGCCGCGAAGGAATGGCTCGCCAACGCCGGTTACGACCCGGCTTACGGCGCTCGTCCGTTGCGTCGCTTGGTGCAGACCGAGGTCGGCGACCAGATGGCCAAGATGCTGTTGAGTGGCAAGGTCCACGACGGCGACACCGTTCTGGTCGACCAGACCGGCGGCGATCACCTCGAGCTGAGCACGATGCCCGAGGATCCACTTGCCGAGGATCACGAAGACAAGTGATTTGACGGTGTGAAACTGGTTGCGGAACGCAAGTAAGTGAAAGCGTTCCGCAACGGTCTCAATAATCGATAGACAATAATCGTCTGGTATAAGAGCCGGGCTGTCGCAGCAATGCGATGGTCCGGCTCTTCTATTATTTTCGTAGGGTTATGACGAAACGTTTCCGGTCTGTTTTTCTCAATTGATATTGTTGTGTTGCGCTTTTCTGCGTCCATTAATAATAAGGATGAGCGCGAGAATCGCGAGGATGAACCCGGCGATGACCAATACGCCAACCCCGCCGAACAGCGCAAAGGTCAGGCGTGGCTGTGGGCCGAAGACCAGCAACAGTGCGAACGCCCAGACCGCGATGATGATGACGGTGATGACGAAAATGCGGGTGAAATGTGTGAGTTTTCTGATGCCGGCGATGAGCGTATCGAAAGCGCGGTCGGCGATGGATCGGGTAGTGGCGTTTGCGTTGATGCCCGAGCCTTGAGATGATGAAGGTGAGCCCTCATTAGACGTACGGACTTTCGCCGCTTCCGGCGCTGCCTGTGATGCCGCTATCAGATTTTGCGATTTTTCGACATCGCGGAGAATCAACAGTTGAACCAGTTCAATGGCTAAGGCCAAGGCGATGATGACATTGACCCCGCTGAAGTAGGAACGCCGTGAGCCTTCCGGGAATTGGTTTCCGGCCACGCAAATAGCAAGACTATAAATAAAGGCTCCTGTGGCTCCCAACGAAATCAACGAATTGACATCGGGGTTGCGACGCCTTAGCGCGTGCCAGCCTTCGCGGTGAATCGGAGCGCCGCACCAGAACATTGTCGGTGTGGTCAAAATGGCTTGCAGCCAGGGATTGACCAGCCAGGTGGACGCAACGGAAGTGCTGAAACGGCTCAGCAGCGAAGGAATGAAAACGACTGCGGTGAGCACAATGGCGAGAATCAACATCCGG
The window above is part of the Bifidobacterium sp. ESL0732 genome. Proteins encoded here:
- a CDS encoding YggS family pyridoxal phosphate-dependent enzyme, which produces MTAYMDHKDLANEVIDEARTKEITDAVHRVLDDIAKAEAASGRETGSVKLLAATKTRDVGEIMAAIDAGVRMIGENRPQEISAKAEGLIRQCAQRGFSLGAAANSQNANGSNDSAASQTAPDGHIPFHLIGQLQSNKIGKVLPYVDTIESVGSLDEAQKIARRAVARHIVVGVLMEVNESGEASKSGCEPDEAVDLAYRIAAMEGLQLQGLMTIGAHVDDEKTIRNGFAHLRGTRDTILKSGEPGTAQCRELSMGMTHDMDYAVAEGSTIVRVGTAIFGERAFI
- a CDS encoding acylphosphatase; the protein is MRGNSGRNKTKGKANNRVIRVRAVVTGLVQGVGYRYFAVNEARRCGVAGWVRNRLDGSVEVEAQGEQSLVSAFVERLGHGPQWGHVDKVETKEIPLSDNESFEFRVRRDAI
- a CDS encoding fumarylacetoacetate hydrolase family protein — translated: MRIARYSYNDVPHYAFVQTDSNDKKDYLVELDGYPFGSQPVQPTGERHLIDEEGIRLLAPVIPSKVYGLAKNYEAHAEYMHAKGQSAAEHAPSEMVIFMKPSTSVIGPDDPIVIPDFSNDMNFEPEVAVVMGRIAKNVSVEKAMDYVLGFTCVNDVTLRDLQGNDPMWTRAKGFDTSCPLGPWVETDLDWKDVKISFTLNGEDVPAASGTTADLIHSIPEQIAEISSFATLLPGDVIMTGTPNASGTLKPRDEAIVNIEGIGSLRNVVVKG
- the clpB gene encoding ATP-dependent chaperone ClpB, producing MEQQFTTMAQEAIGDAIQSASAAGNPQVDTLHVMDALLRQENSVVTGLITAAGGDTKAIGAAVRNALVALPSASGSSTSQPQASRQLTTALADAEKEMKQMGDEYVSTEHLLIGIADAEPNEGATILKNNGVTAAALRKAVPGVRGGAKVTSPDAEGSYKALEKYSTDLTAQAKEGKLDPVIGRDQEIRRVMQILSRRTKNNPVLIGEPGVGKTAVVEGLAERIVAGDVPTTLQNKKLISLDLGSMVAGSKYRGEFEERLKAVLNEIKSANGEIITFIDEIHTIVGAGAAEGSMDAGNMLKPMLARGELRLIGATTLDEYRENIEKDPALERRFQQVFVGEPSVEDTIAILRGLKQRYEAHHKVTIGDDALVAAATLSNRYISGRQLPDKAIDLVDEAAAHLRMELDSQPEEIDELQRRETRLEMEEMQLKKAEDPASKDRLKKLQSDLADTREKLSGLKTRWDAEKAGHNKVGDLRAQLDAKKVQADKYTREGDLEKASKILYGEVPAIQKQLDLAEQAADEENSDGQETEPMVPDHVDADSVAGIVSEWTGIPVGRLMQGENEKLLNMEKFLGKRVIGQKEAIQAVSDAVRRSRAGISDPNRPTGSFLFLGPTGVGKTELAKALADFLFDDEKAMVRIDMSEYMDKGSVTRLIGAAPGYVGYEEGGQLTEAVRRRPYSVVLFDEVEKANPEVFDILLQVLDDGRLTDGQGRTVDFKNTILIMTSNLGSQFLVQPDLDDEAKKNAVMDAVHAQFKPEFINRLDEIVIFHPLTREELGQIVDIQVQQVASRLTDRRITLDVTKAAKEWLANAGYDPAYGARPLRRLVQTEVGDQMAKMLLSGKVHDGDTVLVDQTGGDHLELSTMPEDPLAEDHEDK